From a region of the Chitinophaga caseinilytica genome:
- a CDS encoding SDR family NAD(P)-dependent oxidoreductase: MAGLREKRISFSEKVIWITGASSGIGEALAIRLSALGARLILTSRNVEALAGVKARCVGSVVVLPADLSTGKFTVPESGRAGFAGGEQSSQSGYQGPASGSLAVTNELTGGEQSIPSSDNSVDESPVGRNDLTGDEQSNPSGDQNSADESRAVKNKFTGDEQPIPSSDQNSAYGSRFGKNELTGDEQSCQSSDQNSAYEPRNVKNELTGGEQSIPSSDQNSAYESRVEKDEFIGNERSNPSRDQNLASISPATKNSISGLAQQAISIYGRVDILINNAGIGQRASAEETSEAVLRQILELDFFAPVLLTQALLPHFSANGGQVVVTGSMAGLMGVPRRTAYAAAKHAVMGYFESLQVEHTIPGFHVTIISPGRVRTSLSLNALRGSGDPHGKMDAAQEKGIPVEVCANKMITAISRKRKHVIIAREERILWYLRKWAPPLYYMVARKFGS; encoded by the coding sequence ATGGCCGGTTTGCGCGAAAAAAGGATCAGTTTTAGTGAAAAAGTCATCTGGATTACGGGCGCATCGTCCGGGATCGGTGAGGCTTTGGCGATCCGTTTGTCGGCATTGGGTGCCCGGTTGATCCTGACGTCACGGAATGTGGAGGCGTTGGCTGGAGTGAAGGCGCGTTGTGTGGGATCGGTGGTTGTTTTGCCGGCGGATCTTTCAACGGGAAAATTCACGGTTCCCGAGTCCGGGCGTGCCGGCTTTGCCGGCGGCGAGCAATCCAGCCAATCCGGCTATCAAGGCCCGGCTTCCGGATCGCTGGCTGTGACGAATGAATTAACCGGCGGAGAGCAATCCATCCCATCAAGTGATAACTCAGTCGATGAATCGCCAGTCGGGAGGAATGATTTAACCGGCGATGAGCAATCAAACCCTTCAGGCGATCAAAATTCAGCTGATGAATCGAGAGCCGTGAAGAATAAATTTACCGGCGATGAGCAACCCATTCCGTCAAGCGATCAAAACTCAGCTTATGGATCGCGGTTCGGGAAGAATGAATTGACTGGCGATGAGCAATCCTGCCAATCAAGCGATCAAAACTCAGCATATGAACCGCGGAATGTGAAAAATGAATTAACCGGCGGCGAGCAATCCATCCCATCAAGCGATCAAAACTCAGCTTATGAATCGCGGGTAGAGAAGGATGAATTTATCGGAAACGAACGATCAAACCCATCAAGGGATCAAAACCTGGCTTCCATATCGCCGGCAACTAAGAACAGCATATCCGGCCTGGCCCAACAAGCCATCAGTATTTATGGCAGGGTCGACATATTAATAAACAATGCAGGCATCGGCCAGCGCGCCTCCGCGGAAGAAACCTCCGAAGCCGTGCTTCGCCAGATCCTCGAGCTGGACTTCTTTGCGCCCGTCCTGCTCACACAGGCGCTCCTGCCACATTTCAGCGCAAACGGCGGGCAGGTTGTTGTAACAGGAAGCATGGCCGGACTGATGGGCGTTCCCCGCCGCACAGCTTATGCCGCCGCCAAACATGCGGTGATGGGCTATTTCGAGTCATTACAAGTGGAGCACACCATCCCGGGGTTTCACGTTACCATCATCAGCCCCGGCAGAGTCAGGACTTCCCTTTCGCTAAACGCCCTTCGTGGCAGCGGCGATCCCCACGGGAAAATGGATGCTGCGCAGGAGAAGGGCATTCCGGTCGAAGTATGCGCAAATAAGATGATCACCGCTATTTCCCGAAAGCGAAAACACGTCATCATCGCCCGCGAAGAAAGGATTTTGTGGTATCTCCGGAAATGGGCGCCACCGCTATATTATATGGTAGCCAGGAAGTTCGGGAGTTAA
- a CDS encoding DUF4265 domain-containing protein: MNCDNPEDLVVETLWAIIIEKETGLYQIDNIPFYIPLISCGDIVFAEYDEAEERLVYRQTVKESGNSTIQIELLHDNDRELEIREIFREMGCESEGTAGGYFVLEVPFDMDYTAIKQKLEALRNDQIIDYAESCLSNLHKY; encoded by the coding sequence GTGAACTGCGACAACCCTGAAGACCTTGTCGTCGAAACCTTGTGGGCAATCATTATCGAAAAGGAAACAGGACTTTATCAAATCGACAATATTCCTTTTTACATCCCCTTGATTTCTTGCGGGGATATCGTTTTTGCCGAGTATGACGAAGCGGAAGAACGGCTGGTCTACCGCCAAACCGTAAAGGAATCCGGCAATTCGACCATCCAGATCGAGCTCTTGCACGACAATGACCGGGAATTGGAAATCCGGGAAATATTCCGGGAAATGGGCTGCGAAAGCGAAGGGACAGCCGGTGGGTATTTTGTTTTGGAAGTTCCATTCGATATGGATTACACGGCCATCAAACAAAAACTGGAAGCACTGCGGAACGATCAAATAATCGACTATGCGGAATCTTGCCTGTCGAATCTGCATAAATATTAA
- a CDS encoding capsule assembly Wzi family protein: MKTAGIAITISLLLPFSAIHAQFADSLEVRTGTRATIATKDYQPLWLTANKFGTISDRKSDLSTYIRATNAHTFGPEQNWRLQYGFSLYNNNNFRRNFFEEAFVKFAFKKLELRVGRYEEIIGEVDPELSSGSLGVSGNALPIPKISIGLKEYAPVPFTNGWLQVKGQFSHGWMGRNQFIPYAFLHEKNFYLRIGKKKLKAYGGIQHYAVWGGNRKDLPKIKSSFKDYMDVVLVKEGDDGTVLTDQVRPNRPGDHRGVLEGGLEWENDNFALRAYNQTPFETGQGVDFKNTDHLMGLSFRDKREGAVLLQATLEWISTKKMNDWHPKQYRESYYNNGVYLTGWEYENRIIGTPLFTNRSRGQYYFDNIQPFDYSEKWNVIRNKGWNIINNRVSGIHLGALYRVGSVLQGKTMLTYTKNFGTYDPGPIKAPLSQWYALQQVRYSAPVPGLTLTGAVGLDGGDMSKTAGFMLGLEWLFAPGRR; the protein is encoded by the coding sequence ATGAAAACGGCAGGCATCGCAATTACCATATCTTTACTGCTGCCCTTTTCCGCCATCCACGCGCAGTTTGCCGACTCGCTCGAAGTGCGGACGGGCACACGCGCCACCATCGCCACGAAGGACTATCAGCCCCTCTGGCTCACGGCCAACAAGTTCGGGACCATCTCCGATCGCAAATCCGATCTTTCCACCTACATCCGCGCCACCAACGCGCATACTTTCGGCCCGGAACAAAACTGGCGCCTCCAATACGGATTCAGCCTGTATAACAATAACAACTTCCGACGGAACTTCTTCGAAGAAGCCTTCGTCAAATTCGCGTTCAAAAAGCTGGAATTACGGGTGGGCCGGTACGAAGAAATCATCGGCGAGGTAGATCCCGAGCTATCGTCTGGCTCCCTGGGCGTGAGCGGCAACGCGCTCCCCATTCCCAAAATAAGCATCGGATTGAAGGAATACGCCCCCGTCCCCTTCACCAACGGCTGGCTGCAGGTAAAAGGACAATTCAGTCACGGGTGGATGGGCCGCAACCAGTTCATCCCCTACGCCTTTCTCCACGAAAAGAATTTCTACCTGCGGATCGGCAAAAAGAAACTCAAAGCCTATGGCGGCATCCAGCATTACGCCGTCTGGGGAGGCAACCGGAAAGACCTTCCAAAGATCAAAAGCAGTTTCAAAGATTACATGGACGTAGTTTTGGTGAAGGAAGGAGATGACGGAACGGTGCTGACCGACCAGGTACGTCCCAACCGCCCGGGAGACCATCGCGGGGTACTGGAAGGCGGACTGGAATGGGAGAACGACAACTTCGCGCTGCGCGCCTACAATCAAACCCCGTTCGAAACGGGCCAGGGCGTCGATTTTAAAAATACCGATCACCTCATGGGCCTCAGTTTCCGCGATAAACGGGAAGGCGCCGTGCTGCTGCAGGCTACGTTGGAATGGATTTCCACCAAAAAAATGAACGACTGGCACCCGAAGCAGTACCGCGAAAGCTATTACAACAACGGCGTATACCTTACCGGCTGGGAATATGAGAACCGCATCATCGGTACGCCGCTCTTTACTAACCGCAGCCGCGGACAATATTACTTCGACAACATCCAGCCGTTCGATTACAGTGAGAAATGGAACGTGATCCGGAACAAAGGCTGGAACATCATCAATAACCGCGTCAGCGGCATCCACCTGGGGGCGCTGTACCGCGTCGGCAGCGTGTTGCAGGGAAAAACGATGTTGACGTATACGAAGAATTTCGGGACCTACGATCCCGGGCCCATCAAAGCGCCGCTCAGCCAATGGTACGCCCTGCAGCAGGTGCGCTACAGCGCGCCGGTGCCCGGCCTCACCCTCACGGGGGCCGTGGGGCTCGATGGCGGAGACATGAGCAAAACCGCAGGTTTCATGCTGGGCTTGGAATGGCTGTTCGCTCCCGGCCGCCGCTAG
- a CDS encoding response regulator, with product MNNTILLIEDKPSLSDALKSLLELHQYTVATATNGEEGIRAARKLRPDLVISDIYMPVLNGLDLLDNFRDDPALQDIPVVMLTARSEIDDIQQALERGAAGYVTKPFLFKNLHAVIQGIFEKQL from the coding sequence ATGAACAACACCATCCTGCTCATTGAGGATAAGCCCAGCTTGTCCGACGCGCTGAAGTCGCTGCTCGAATTGCACCAGTACACGGTTGCTACGGCAACCAACGGAGAAGAAGGGATCCGCGCCGCCCGCAAACTGCGGCCCGACCTGGTGATCAGCGACATTTACATGCCCGTGCTCAACGGCCTCGATTTGCTCGACAATTTCCGTGACGACCCTGCATTGCAGGACATTCCCGTGGTGATGCTCACCGCGCGTTCGGAGATCGACGACATCCAGCAGGCCCTGGAGCGGGGCGCTGCGGGTTATGTCACCAAGCCTTTCCTGTTTAAAAATTTACACGCCGTTATCCAGGGTATCTTTGAAAAGCAGCTCTAG
- a CDS encoding HAMP domain-containing sensor histidine kinase — MKPNQSIRVSHMLRGIEDPVLIISTDKQVVLNANGKAIEVLANGKASQLRGLPLQLAYGGGRQDAFPKPLPSAFMLPVSQNGEISLIDFRVSPLKIEGKKYWLAIGRKVEQEEELQKKLQHLEQEKSLQQMKVQFMSMTSHEFRTPLTAISSAMDLLETRLQLDGQLSSFHRLQLRKMADEIFQLNGMLDEVLTLSKIAGNNWEADFKPVSPEQIIETLRYQYFSQRKDDRSLLISIEGEPRPILADKDQLAKVFTNLISNAFKYSTQKNPSVKLQYKKKKLVITFRDHGIGIPESDLPYLFTSFFRGSNVDGIEGTGLGLSIVKTFVESNHGTISVSSGVNEGTTFTLVFQEFADAI, encoded by the coding sequence ATGAAGCCTAACCAATCCATCAGGGTAAGCCATATGCTGCGCGGCATTGAAGACCCTGTATTGATCATCAGCACAGACAAGCAGGTCGTACTCAATGCCAACGGAAAGGCCATCGAAGTATTAGCCAATGGCAAAGCCTCCCAGCTCAGGGGCCTTCCCCTTCAGCTCGCCTATGGCGGCGGGCGGCAGGATGCATTTCCGAAACCTTTGCCGTCGGCGTTTATGCTGCCGGTTTCACAAAACGGAGAAATCTCGCTGATCGATTTTCGCGTCAGCCCGTTAAAAATCGAAGGAAAAAAATACTGGCTGGCCATCGGCCGGAAAGTGGAACAGGAGGAAGAACTGCAAAAAAAATTGCAGCATCTCGAACAGGAAAAATCCTTGCAGCAGATGAAAGTTCAGTTCATGTCCATGACTTCTCACGAATTCAGAACGCCTCTCACGGCCATCTCTTCGGCGATGGACCTCCTTGAGACGCGCCTTCAGCTCGATGGACAACTGTCTTCCTTCCACCGCCTGCAACTCCGGAAAATGGCGGATGAAATTTTCCAGCTGAACGGCATGCTCGACGAAGTGCTGACCCTCAGCAAGATCGCAGGTAATAACTGGGAGGCGGATTTCAAGCCGGTTTCGCCGGAACAGATCATAGAAACACTACGTTATCAATACTTCTCGCAACGGAAAGACGACCGCTCGCTGCTAATCTCCATAGAAGGCGAGCCACGGCCCATTTTGGCTGACAAGGACCAGCTGGCCAAAGTCTTCACCAATCTCATCAGCAATGCCTTTAAATATTCCACCCAAAAGAATCCATCTGTAAAACTGCAGTACAAGAAGAAAAAGCTGGTCATCACTTTCCGCGATCACGGTATCGGGATCCCGGAAAGCGACCTTCCGTACCTGTTCACCTCGTTTTTCCGCGGCAGCAATGTGGACGGGATCGAGGGCACGGGGCTCGGTCTTTCAATTGTCAAAACTTTTGTGGAATCCAATCACGGCACGATTTCAGTTAGTAGCGGGGTGAATGAAGGGACCACCTTTACCCTGGTGTTCCAGGAGTTCGCCGACGCCATCTAA
- a CDS encoding response regulator transcription factor: MITIGIIEDNHFQLNNYKEFLEDFQECKVVFACRSMEEFRALPYKDPDVKAILLDISLPGDSGIEGMEELKQHYPDAKIIVLSGHDGQQYVIESIMHGASGYIIKTSRLMEIYHSILDAVTQGGTLSPKAAHLLIAHISKDPLESIRDRLTKREYELLGLLKDGHSYKEMAERLYVTVHTVNQHLKKIYSKLNVASKSELISKIWSNNLF; this comes from the coding sequence ATGATAACTATTGGTATCATTGAAGACAACCATTTTCAACTCAATAACTATAAAGAGTTCTTAGAAGATTTCCAGGAGTGTAAGGTTGTTTTCGCCTGCCGTTCGATGGAAGAGTTCAGGGCATTGCCTTACAAGGACCCTGACGTGAAAGCGATTTTGCTCGATATTTCCCTTCCGGGAGATTCGGGGATCGAGGGAATGGAAGAATTGAAACAGCATTACCCGGACGCGAAGATCATCGTGCTTTCCGGGCACGACGGCCAGCAGTACGTGATAGAGTCTATCATGCACGGCGCCAGCGGGTATATCATCAAGACCAGCCGGCTCATGGAAATCTATCATTCCATCCTCGACGCAGTTACGCAGGGCGGCACCCTTTCACCCAAAGCCGCTCATCTGCTCATCGCCCACATTTCCAAAGATCCGCTCGAAAGCATCCGCGACCGGCTCACCAAAAGGGAGTACGAATTGCTGGGCCTGCTTAAAGACGGGCACTCCTATAAAGAGATGGCGGAGCGGTTATACGTGACCGTTCACACGGTAAACCAACATCTTAAAAAAATATATTCCAAGCTGAACGTAGCTTCGAAATCGGAGCTGATTTCCAAAATCTGGTCGAATAATCTTTTTTGA
- a CDS encoding polysaccharide biosynthesis/export family protein, translated as MTRKLKNRNALLNTLLAAACALFASCASTKNATYFNNVNSDTAVQRIAGNFEPAIQQNDILQITVSSLNPQEAMLYNVPNASNSGATAASGAAPGAGFLVDGAGNIHYPVFGTIHAAGITTTALADTIRNRFVQRQLLVDPVVSVRFLNFRVTLLGEVAKPAVITVTSEKISIMEALGMAGDITVYGKRENVMLIRDKEGSRTVKRLNLNDANILSSPYYYLQPNDIVYVEPTKSKIAQADRSRQILPVVLSSLSLLVIILDRLVIK; from the coding sequence ATGACCCGAAAGTTGAAGAACCGGAATGCTTTATTGAACACCTTGCTGGCAGCGGCTTGTGCGCTGTTTGCATCCTGCGCCAGCACCAAGAACGCAACGTATTTCAATAATGTGAACAGCGATACGGCGGTGCAGCGCATCGCCGGAAATTTTGAACCGGCGATACAGCAGAACGACATTCTGCAGATCACCGTCAGCAGCCTGAACCCGCAGGAAGCCATGCTTTACAATGTGCCCAACGCCTCCAACAGTGGCGCTACGGCCGCATCCGGCGCAGCGCCGGGAGCAGGGTTCCTGGTAGACGGCGCCGGCAATATCCATTACCCGGTGTTCGGCACCATTCACGCCGCAGGCATCACCACCACCGCATTGGCAGATACTATCCGCAACCGTTTCGTACAACGGCAGTTGCTGGTAGACCCCGTCGTGAGCGTGCGCTTCCTCAATTTCCGCGTAACCCTGCTCGGCGAAGTCGCCAAGCCCGCCGTGATCACCGTCACCAGCGAGAAGATCTCCATCATGGAAGCCCTCGGCATGGCGGGAGACATCACCGTCTACGGCAAACGCGAAAACGTTATGCTCATCCGCGACAAGGAAGGCAGTCGCACCGTAAAACGGCTCAACCTCAACGACGCCAACATCCTTTCATCGCCCTACTACTATTTGCAACCCAACGATATCGTTTACGTGGAACCGACGAAGTCGAAGATAGCCCAGGCCGACCGCTCCCGGCAGATACTGCCCGTGGTGCTCTCCAGCCTCAGCCTCCTCGTCATCATCCTCGACCGCCTCGTGATCAAGTAA
- a CDS encoding GumC family protein, with amino-acid sequence MKQQTNAHKRVEPQQESSADLLAMLRFRYLSYWPLFVLAALIAAGGAWAYLRYATPVYKVSASLLVKDEAKDLNESNIMSSLDLFGSKKNIENEIQILTSRTLIRDVIRKLDLYGELYAKGRLKNVSVYGESSPVNFHFVEPWAIQDGPSEFVSVGYDDKKKMVLLNSKPYPINDTAGTPWGRMVIRMRDVATPIAEGQYFLKLTGERGLTQQILGKMKITPVSKMATVINLEYLDVLPSRGEAIVNDLIRVYNEAAVKDKNRMAASTMSFVEERLRIVTRELSEVEKEVARFKTNEGIVDISEQSKMFLGSVQENDSKLNEANMQLSVLESIEKYVSGKTEGVNMVPATLGLSDPVLLELVNKLYETELEKEKLKKTTGANSPSLTALNRQADMLKPGILENIHSQRANLEAGKAKLLSANDRFSSMLRSVPGKERALLEVSRQQAIKNNIYTFLLQKREETALAYAAAISDSRIVDGAETAGIPVSPRKMMVYAIAVLGGIAVVAIWITLKDMLKREITSRLEIEKETSAPIVAELLHDDSKEPLVITDGRRSLVAEQFRNLRTSLSYIGLNGNNKTLLVTSSISGEGKSFVSLNLASSLSLLRKKVVLMEFDLRKPMLSNMLGISREPGITNYLVGKAQLDDLVRKIPDNENLFLIPAGVIPPNPTELILNGRLEELITELRERFDYIIIDSAPVGLVTDARLLAPLADACLYVMRHQVTPRQYLKQIDELYRTGEMGRLSLVYNGVKPRGVANHTYGYGYGYVEDQKHGASKKLKNMFK; translated from the coding sequence ATGAAGCAGCAGACGAATGCCCATAAACGCGTGGAGCCGCAGCAAGAGTCTTCGGCAGACCTGCTGGCCATGCTCAGGTTCCGTTACCTGAGTTACTGGCCGCTGTTCGTGCTGGCCGCACTCATCGCGGCAGGAGGGGCATGGGCCTACCTGCGATACGCCACCCCGGTCTATAAAGTTTCCGCATCCCTCCTCGTGAAGGACGAAGCCAAAGACCTCAACGAATCGAACATCATGAGCTCGCTCGACCTGTTCGGCTCCAAAAAGAATATCGAGAACGAAATCCAGATACTCACTTCCCGCACCCTTATCCGCGACGTGATCCGGAAGCTCGACCTGTATGGGGAACTGTACGCGAAAGGCCGGCTGAAGAACGTTTCGGTATACGGGGAATCGTCGCCCGTGAACTTCCATTTCGTGGAGCCATGGGCTATTCAGGACGGTCCGTCGGAATTCGTGAGCGTGGGATACGACGATAAGAAGAAAATGGTATTGCTGAACAGCAAGCCCTATCCCATCAACGATACCGCCGGAACGCCCTGGGGCAGGATGGTGATCCGCATGCGCGACGTGGCAACGCCCATCGCCGAAGGCCAGTATTTCCTCAAACTTACCGGCGAGCGGGGCCTCACCCAGCAGATCCTCGGTAAAATGAAGATCACGCCGGTATCCAAAATGGCGACGGTCATCAACCTGGAATACCTCGACGTGCTGCCGTCCCGCGGCGAAGCCATCGTCAACGACCTCATCCGGGTATATAACGAAGCCGCCGTGAAGGACAAGAACCGGATGGCCGCCAGCACCATGTCTTTCGTGGAAGAGCGCCTCCGCATCGTAACGCGTGAGCTGAGTGAAGTGGAAAAGGAAGTGGCGCGCTTCAAAACGAACGAAGGCATCGTCGATATCAGCGAACAAAGCAAAATGTTCCTCGGCAGCGTGCAGGAAAACGACTCCAAGCTCAACGAAGCCAATATGCAGCTGTCCGTCCTCGAATCCATCGAAAAATATGTGTCGGGCAAAACGGAAGGCGTGAACATGGTGCCGGCCACCCTCGGCCTCAGCGACCCCGTGCTGCTGGAGCTCGTCAATAAATTATATGAAACGGAACTGGAAAAGGAAAAGCTGAAAAAGACCACCGGTGCGAACAGTCCCTCGCTGACGGCCCTCAACCGCCAGGCAGACATGCTCAAACCCGGTATCCTCGAAAACATCCACAGCCAGCGCGCCAACCTGGAAGCCGGCAAGGCGAAGCTCCTTTCCGCCAACGACCGTTTCTCCAGCATGCTGCGCAGCGTTCCCGGTAAGGAAAGGGCGTTGCTGGAAGTAAGCCGCCAGCAAGCCATTAAGAACAATATTTACACGTTCCTCCTCCAGAAACGTGAAGAAACGGCACTGGCCTATGCCGCCGCTATTTCCGACAGCCGGATCGTGGACGGGGCCGAAACTGCCGGAATACCGGTAAGTCCCCGCAAAATGATGGTCTATGCCATCGCAGTGCTGGGGGGCATTGCGGTGGTGGCCATCTGGATCACCCTGAAAGACATGCTGAAACGCGAGATCACTTCCCGCCTGGAAATAGAAAAAGAAACTTCGGCGCCCATCGTGGCCGAGCTGTTGCACGACGACAGCAAGGAACCGCTCGTGATCACCGACGGCCGCCGAAGCCTCGTGGCAGAGCAATTCCGCAACCTGCGGACGTCGCTCTCCTACATCGGCCTCAACGGCAATAACAAAACGCTGCTCGTAACGTCTTCTATTTCCGGAGAAGGTAAATCCTTCGTGTCGCTGAACCTGGCCTCCAGCCTGTCGCTCCTCCGCAAAAAGGTAGTGCTGATGGAATTCGACCTCCGCAAGCCCATGTTGAGCAACATGCTGGGCATCAGCCGCGAACCGGGCATCACTAATTACCTCGTGGGCAAAGCGCAGCTAGACGACCTGGTGCGCAAAATACCGGATAACGAGAATCTGTTCCTCATCCCTGCGGGCGTGATCCCGCCGAACCCGACGGAGCTGATCCTGAACGGCCGGCTGGAAGAACTGATCACTGAGCTGCGCGAACGGTTCGATTACATCATCATCGACTCCGCGCCCGTGGGCCTGGTGACCGACGCGCGGCTGCTCGCCCCACTGGCCGACGCCTGCCTGTACGTGATGCGCCACCAGGTAACGCCCCGCCAGTACCTGAAACAGATCGACGAACTGTACCGCACCGGTGAAATGGGGCGCCTCAGCCTGGTGTACAACGGCGTGAAACCGCGTGGTGTGGCTAACCACACGTACGGTTACGGCTATGGATATGTGGAAGATCAGAAGCATGGCGCCAGCAAGAAACTGAAGAATATGTTCAAATAG
- a CDS encoding transcription termination/antitermination NusG family protein has product MEKKVADLLTRKRLETYCPMNVVEKQWNDRRKMSEEPLFPSYVFVRIPESMQDIVRETEGIVNFVYWLGKPALIHDADIEMIRRFMREHQSAALEKIPMRNVEAETSKPSTLLYFRGRTPESGRNKVRAVLSSLGYALVAAVPAHDLNVRKADYIYA; this is encoded by the coding sequence ATGGAAAAAAAGGTAGCTGATCTGTTGACCCGTAAGCGCCTTGAAACTTACTGCCCTATGAACGTTGTCGAGAAACAATGGAACGACCGGCGAAAGATGTCGGAAGAACCCTTGTTCCCGTCTTACGTGTTCGTCCGCATCCCCGAAAGCATGCAGGACATCGTCCGCGAAACCGAGGGGATCGTCAATTTCGTGTACTGGCTGGGAAAACCGGCGTTGATCCACGATGCCGACATCGAGATGATCCGCCGGTTCATGCGCGAGCATCAGTCGGCCGCGCTGGAAAAAATCCCCATGCGCAATGTGGAGGCGGAAACGTCCAAACCCTCCACCCTGCTGTACTTCCGCGGCAGAACGCCCGAATCGGGCAGGAACAAGGTAAGAGCGGTGCTCTCCAGCCTGGGGTACGCCCTGGTGGCGGCCGTGCCTGCTCATGATCTTAACGTACGCAAAGCCGATTACATCTATGCATAA
- a CDS encoding mannose-1-phosphate guanylyltransferase produces MHKSDNTGMQHVILCGGSGTRLWPLSNRQTPKQLLPLFDDRSLLQLTYLRNRPACKGVLAIAGAAQAELIANQLLDEGASLRCIAEPVGRNTAAAIAIAAFVSAPGDVLLITPSDHLIGTPDRYEAALNEAKRLAEEDHIVTFGLKPTYPETGFGYIHHKGNDVLRFVEKPDAATAVSMLESGDFLWNSGIFCARASVMLDELQKHSPAIYHAASRAAAELVRTGSISRDAMIDIPSDSIDYAVMEKSDRVKVVPSDMEWSDVGSYEALAQALTEQFRYSNDQAVFIESDPQNSTVIGKNKLVALVGVDNMVVVDTPGALLIMQKGKGQVIKQLHNWVAENRPELL; encoded by the coding sequence ATGCATAAATCAGACAATACGGGCATGCAGCATGTGATACTGTGTGGCGGCTCCGGAACGCGGCTCTGGCCGCTTTCGAACCGGCAGACCCCCAAGCAGCTGCTCCCCCTTTTCGACGACCGCAGCCTCCTGCAGCTGACCTACCTCCGCAACCGGCCCGCCTGCAAAGGCGTGCTGGCCATCGCCGGGGCGGCGCAGGCAGAGCTTATCGCCAATCAACTGCTCGACGAAGGCGCATCGCTCCGGTGCATCGCCGAGCCGGTGGGGCGCAATACCGCCGCAGCCATCGCCATCGCGGCGTTCGTTTCTGCACCCGGGGATGTTTTGCTCATCACCCCGTCTGACCACCTCATCGGCACGCCCGACCGGTACGAAGCGGCGCTGAACGAAGCGAAACGCCTGGCGGAGGAAGATCATATCGTCACATTCGGATTGAAGCCCACTTACCCGGAAACCGGTTTCGGGTATATACACCACAAGGGAAATGACGTGCTGCGTTTCGTGGAAAAGCCCGATGCCGCCACCGCCGTTTCCATGCTCGAAAGCGGGGATTTCCTCTGGAACAGCGGGATTTTCTGCGCCAGGGCTTCCGTCATGCTCGACGAACTGCAAAAGCATTCACCCGCCATTTACCACGCGGCATCGCGCGCGGCGGCGGAACTGGTGCGCACCGGCAGCATTTCCCGCGATGCCATGATCGACATTCCGTCCGACAGCATCGATTACGCCGTCATGGAAAAAAGCGACCGCGTGAAAGTGGTGCCCAGCGATATGGAATGGAGCGACGTAGGCAGCTACGAAGCCCTTGCCCAGGCGCTCACCGAGCAATTCCGCTATTCCAACGACCAGGCCGTTTTCATCGAAAGCGATCCGCAAAACAGTACCGTGATCGGGAAAAACAAGCTGGTGGCTTTGGTGGGCGTGGATAACATGGTGGTGGTAGACACCCCCGGGGCCCTGCTCATCATGCAAAAAGGAAAAGGACAAGTCATTAAACAATTGCACAACTGGGTGGCCGAAAACCGCCCGGAACTGCTGTAA